The stretch of DNA TTCACAAGACCCACAACAAAAGTCTCATCAGacgtcaaaattattttctgccACCCTATTGCTCCTGTCACTCATTGCAATCTTCACGGATGGCTTTAAATCAACTATGTATAAACTACTAAACTATTATTGATTATATAATTTCCATATAGAAATagaataataaagtttttaataaacttaaaaaaatttaatgtttatgatgaatgaaatatttaaagctTCAGATTTTCCTTACAATATGACGCATTTcctttcattgatttttttcgtcttaaataattcatttgagaatatcaaaaaatattatttttaaacttttagcGTCACATactgcaaattaaatttttaatcaaaatacaAGAAGTTTTTGACAATTGTTAAAATCTACACAgttattcaaattttagtaAAGTGGCTTTAGTAGccagataatttaattttctcacctgtATGTTGGCATACAGAGaaacaattcaataaaataataaccCATTACATCAAACTAATAATTAAGTTGTTTTGCTGTTTGTTTTCCAAGTGTAagtgatttattttaacttgAGAAACCAGTATTTGGCATGGCTTGATATTTATTGAACAGCTATTGTGATTGACAAGCATCGGGAAGAGTTCCACTGAACCTTAGTTTTCTATAATTatgattttagctgtgtttctttcagacacagcttttgtgtaccgagcaaaatcgaaagtcgtcagatcgggctcaaacttgggatgagcacgaattagggtccccacattccaaaaaacgtatgcgccaaaaaattttttccggccggccggccggccggccggccgtccgtccgtccggaaccttttgctaaattacaagagaacggtaatagatagagacttgcggtcaacggcaaagtttaaatatcgaccggaagacatccgattatgaggtcaaatccacccccccacccctccgtccgccattttgaataacctcaaaattttgttttcgctatatctcagcccctgtaatagctaaaaatctgaaattttgatatgttgtaggggccatcaagagctttccaacgatacctcattttcgaaaatcggtcaagccgtttagccaatatggctgccacaatttttcatcgaaaatcgaccataactcgaaaacggcttgaccgattttgatcaacccggggtcaaatgaaagctctcaacaaaccctacaactctccagaacatccgaagtttcaaaagtgaccgctagggggccaaaaatcaaaaacaaaattttcgatgagttttcgatgaatatctcgaaaacgccattatcgatttgctttattttttgatatgttatagctgactatattatctagctccatgccaaaaatgaagaaaatctatgtctccgttctcgagatatagccttccaaagttggcatgtcatatctcgggttctacaagtccgattttgatcaactcaagtgcaaatgaaaggtttcgtgaagccctacaaatgtctagaacattgaaacttcgaaaaatgaccgcgagaggcgctaaaatcaaaataaaaattttcgaaaatttcgaactcgaatatttcgaaaatgctattatcgattgacttcatattttaatatattatagttgatgttaagacctttccaacgatagctcaaactcgaaaatctatggagccgttcccgagatatggcgttttaaagatttcttgcgggatgacttttcaacttttcccgactttgcgcgtatttaaatgaatttgcgttctagttttctttcacaaaattggtacactgaaagaaacacagctctcgtaagcttggtcagcttaccagtacattttacaGTCTGatcttttaagttttaataattattcagGCTGTTTTTTGAAcattcaaaataaatgaaaaatttgatttaataaactgaaaaataaattcgattttgaaaacaaaattctcttctaCTATAAATCTATTTAGCTTACCCAATACTAATCTTGGGAAGTCAGCATATGTTAAggtaactttttaaattttcaataaaatatatttaaaggaaaattcaattttatgccTCATTTGgtgtttgttttttatggAGTACGGTTCAGTTTTAATAATTCGGATTCGATTGATTTTCTTGATAATCTTAGAGTTTATTTCAAAGatggattttgaaaaattcattaaactcCTCAAATTTTGCATTACATCGCGTACATTGAGGCGCATCCGTGGTGATAGGCTGTATTTgagcattttctttattttcttaacatttgcTATGTCCATTTTTATCTACTTTACAATCAATaacattacaaaaattatgGATGAAGATATTGACTTTATGAGAGTTCTTTTCACTGTGCTAATGTGTCTTGGTTGTACGCAAATGTTGCTCAAAAATTATGCTATAATTCCATTTCACGAAGAAGTTGAAAGTCTCTTGAATTGGATACTGGGTCATCATGAGAAAACTGAAGACGATGAAATCATCCAGAAGGTGTCCCAAGAGGAATTTGCAAAAGCTCTACGATACTCTATGTTGTTTTTCAGGTAAggtttattactttttttttttttaatttttgaaactttaacaataaaattgtgtttttaatatatttttagaattttctttgctatgTTCATGGTGACTGCAATTATTTGTTCCTTCAAGTTCGCATTGAGTGATTACTTGATTATAGCTATTCCTGGTCTCAACCCAGATGCAACTCACTTCATACATAAACTCTTAACAATAATATTCACTTATGTAGTTGCCTCGTGGACTGTCTTTTCGGACATGGCGATtgtttttattggaatttacattattttctttttgaagtCCATTAACAagctaattaatatttttggagaTAATTCAGATACTTTTCcgaaatttcttctttgtcTTATACGGAAGCATGTTGAAATGATACGAGTTTTGCATATATTCAATgatataatgaaatttatttcattggtTCAACTCATATCTAGCACTTTGACTTTTCTCGttgtaatattttacattCAGCTCTTTCCAAATTACTTGCTGCTGCATATTATGTTGGTTAGTTTGCTAATCCAACTTGCTCTTTTATGCTTCTTCGGTGAAATTATTCGATCTGAATCGAAGGAAATCTTCAAGAACCTCTACCAGACAAACTGGTATGATTTAAGTTTGAAAGatcagaaaataattcttctcaTGATGACCAATAGTCTTCAAGTTATTGGTCTCAAAGCTGGTGGATTGTACGATATCGGCCTAATGTCTCTAGTTCAGGTTAGAGTTCTctatttaacataaatttagTTCTTATTCTAATTTCCTTTTGCAGATTCTAAAGCTATCAGCGTCTTATGCAGCAATTGTCATGACTTTTACACAGAAgtaatattaagaattttttttaaatgtgttatttaatttattgttgaaaaataacctaaaaaaataaatttacgcCTAACTTGTAGTCTTATAgctatgaataaaaaaactttttttttgttgaaattgaatttcttgctTCGCGTTAAAGCCCCAACTCCCTCATGTCACTTTGAAGTTTTAGCTTGACTTCCCCTTTGTCATtctttctttagtttttttattagCATCGAAAAGAAACTtgttaaagtttcttttaaaaaagttaCCGAATGCGtgaatttttacaacaaaTGTTCTCTTAACCTTGTAACGTgcacattttcaaatttgtcCCACACAGGAATGCCAACTGAATCATTTGAAAAGTCTCCAAAAAGGGGAGGGGTAGTGACGGCACTTGTGTATGTTTTAGTGTATGTTCTGTTCCTTGTATCCCACTGCTGTGGCAGTGGGTAGTTAGTCTGCCATGAGAGCTCATTAAGAAGAGACTCATAACTTCTCTCTTATATTCccaaaaatagataaaagttGTGCAGTGCCACAGTCTGAAGTCCTCCCGCCGGAAGCCATCGCGGTGACTGCAAGAATTCCTCATCAGAGAGCGAAGAACGACGCTGAACCTCCTTCAAGCTCCTTATCTTGGGAGCTGGCGCCCGATACAAATTGAAGGAGCTGTGCACCACCGTTTCGGAAGGATCTACGAGGACCTTGTCAGTCAGGGAGACTCACGTTTTGGTGCCTGACAACCTCCGGGAAAGTTTCATCCCGTTGAGTCGGAAGCTCAATCCCAGTGCTCATTCCCGTCGGGACGTTAAACTCCCGTACGTGCGCTTCATTTGGGCAAGTCCAACGCCCAGTGTATATCATCGCCGGGACGCCAAGTTCCCGCGAGTGTCAGAGAAGCTCAAACTCTGCACACTAATCTCCGGGGCGACACAAAACCCCCGTCGAGAAGACGCCCGTCGAGAAGAAGCACCACGAGAAGAACCTGGGAGACGCTCATCGCCGTCTGAAGAAGATACGAGGGATTTGAATCATCCTGTGCCACCACCAGAGACGTACAGCCGCAACGAAGGGCATCAGAGATCAACTCGGCTGCGAGAAAACCCCTCAAGAGGCCCGTGTAGGTgcagagaagaagaataaacgTGTAAATTAGAGGGAAGACCACATCTTCTTATTTTCCTGGCGATTCAGCATTGTTTCAACCTCTCAACGACCAACGTTTCCATTTATTCGCCTACTTTTACTCTCTCTCACGACCTGCCATAGTCCATAGATGTAGTAGAGAATTTGTAGCCTTGGTTGAGGCCAGATGAGTATTGCGTCTAATTCTACCGACTACGAAAAAAGACTTCAAAAACGAACAAAAGTCAAATAAAACAGTCTCAAAATCTTATCTAAACAGTTAATCTAAAttcaagataaatttttaaaattaatttaatgtgtTTTGTCAAATTACGTTTTgtgatttgtttttaattaaatttttaatgttttcaccTTGATCGATAGGATCAATATTATTCAGGGGGATGCCCAATTCCGAGAAATCAGTATTTTATATGAATCAGACGAAGGggttaatttacaaaattccacTGGCAATCGAaactacatttaattagctttcgattaaTCCCTATTTCATCATCCGGATTGACctattaacataaaaaaagtaaaaatgtttctcgggaatcggtcgataTTGATCGAGATTAGAgaaattcctcatacattttgctcaacaaaaaatgaatttgtttcACATAATTGAGGTTGAACCATCCTCTTGATATTGTTTGCATAGCACTACAAAGGATTTCACAAAACAACCCTTGAAGcttcaacaaattaataatttataaaatattgtttttttatgttcaaaGGGTAgtaatttacttttcaatgAGAAACTAACATTTGGTACTATTTGTTTTTGATGAACAGATATTGTAAAtaggtattaaaatattggAAAGAATTACtggatttttatattttttttaacgatctgaaattcacatttttatcgaaatatttctttttttctttaacgtgTCTACTTTGATGGAAAACTTCGAAAATTATTTCAGTAgaaatctctttaattttaattttctctttaatttttatttacaagtaaaaaaaatcttagttTCTACAAGTACATTGTGGTTTACCTATCACTTTTACCTGAGAACTTAGCATATGGTAATgcaacatttttaaatttcaataaaattatcactatataaatgaaaattatgctcCTTTTCTTTTACAGTGTTCGTTTCATTCGAGTTTGGTTCACTTTTGAGTTTGTTTTAGagatgaattttgaaaaattcaataaactcTTCAAATCGTGCATTACATCGCGTACACTGCAACGTGTCCATGGTGATCAGTCTCAATTgagtattttcttcattttacttACATTCgcaacatatttttatgttttctgtgTTATCAATAACGTTGGCAAAATTTTTGAGGAGgataatgtaaattttatgaaagttCTTTTCACTGTGCTCATGTGTCTTGGATATTTACAATTgctattcaaaaatttatctatAACTCCATTCCACGAAgaagttgaaaatattttgaagaattttcaaaagctcTAAGATACTGTGTGCTGTTTTTCAAGTGAATATTCATcttcattattaaaaaaaaataaatttagtgaaaaaataattaatttagattgTTCTTTGAAGTCCGAATGAAGGTAATTTTCTTTCGCACAATTTATTATTcgacacaatttatttttattgatcagaataaaagaatatttgtgaaGAATTTACGTTTAATGCCagaattaaatgttaatttattaaaaaaaataataatttttatttcattttcacaaaatcgaTTAGTTACAATACACCTTCTTCTCAAGTGCTCCAAGTACCGAGCTATGTAAAGTTccaatttcacatttctaaGCATTCCTCCATATAGTGCTGGCTCccccaaaataataaaatgtgtgttgattgatatttttagaaatttggTGATTATTTTCACAGAGGCAGATATATAAATCTATTGTGTCTGTCACGTCGACAGCTTCTCTTTTTGCCTGGTAGGATGTTGTACCATTGGATAATCATGCGTGAATTAATGAGCTAAAATGTGCACAACACTCCAAGTCTTTTTCCGTTTGAGACACATCgcgaaata from Lutzomyia longipalpis isolate SR_M1_2022 chromosome 1, ASM2433408v1 encodes:
- the LOC129787349 gene encoding odorant receptor 85c-like yields the protein MSIFIYFTINNITKIMDEDIDFMRVLFTVLMCLGCTQMLLKNYAIIPFHEEVESLLNWILGHHEKTEDDEIIQKVSQEEFAKALRYSMLFFRIFFAMFMVTAIICSFKFALSDYLIIAIPGLNPDATHFIHKLLTIIFTYVVASWTVFSDMAIVFIGIYIIFFLKSINKLINIFGDNSDTFPKFLLCLIRKHVEMIRVLHIFNDIMKFISLVQLISSTLTFLVVIFYIQLFPNYLLLHIMLVSLLIQLALLCFFGEIIRSESKEIFKNLYQTNWYDLSLKDQKIILLMMTNSLQVIGLKAGGLYDIGLMSLVQVRVLYLT